GATGATTTTTTGCCTGGGCTTATCAAGTAATTTGTTTCTTATTATTTAGGGTTTCCAAAGGCGTGAGAGATCTACCTGGCAATTTTCAGTCTGCTACTAGTAATGTGCCTTCTGGCAAAGCACTTGTATATTTTGGTTTGCTTCTGGCAAGTGGagtcttctttgtttttatagCATTTACATTATTCCTGCCCGTCATGGTGGTTATGCCCCAAAAGTTTGCTATATGCTTTACACTTGGCTGTGGATTTATTATCGGATCATTCTTTGCTCTCAAGGGTCCAAAAAACCAGCTTACTCACATGATGTCAAGGGAGGTAACTTGCTACAATTTCATTTCCTATTGCTGATATGTTGCTTCAATGAATTTGTTTGGTCTCTTTGATTCCCGCTTTGCTGCTTCTTCCTTACTGTCGCTGTTATAATTGTTTTTCAGAGGCTCCCTTTCACATTGGCTTTTCTAGGCAGTATGATTGGTACCATATATGTATCAATGGTGCTTCATAGCTACATCCTCTCTGTGGTATTCTCTGTAGTGCAGGTATCACCTTCACGTATCCTTAAAAATTCTTCCTTGTAGCTTAGCCATGCCCATTCCCCAATCCCCAATCCCCAATCCCCTTGTGTTATTCTTTTGATTTGCTGTTTATgctaaatattttttgacttctgttgtattgaatttattataacaattaGGAACACTTCTTTCAATCTAGCAAAACCAATATAAATTTAGGAACTGCTAATTACACACTCTTGATAGTGTGCTTTATGTGATGTGTGGGTAGCTGGGTGTGTGGAGATAGATCTTctgtacacatttttttattcttctgtCATGCTTCTTTATAACTATACATGTCTTtacattaaaaatgaatttttgacTTCACTTGCAGGTTCTCTCACTTGGCTATTATTCTATATCATACTTTCCTGGTGGATCTGCTGGAATGAAGTTTCTAACTTCTGCTCTTACCTCTtcaataatgaaatgttttgGACGGTGACCAATTTTTTGGTTGACAATTGAGTTGAGTTCGGACCAGTGTCTATACAGTAGTTGACTTGTAAATTTATCTCTAAAGATCTATCTGCCGAAGAGACCTACTGGGTTGAAGCATGATCTAACACTTTCCTAGGGTTCAACGTTTATTGCCACTGCCCTATctgaatggaaaaaaaaaatgatttgccTCTTCGCCTCATGTTtgtgaaaacaaaataacattGTCTGATTGATGAAGTTAATTCTACCTGTGTCGCTCCCTTTTacagtttgaatttgaaataatCTTTGTTTGTTTgcgaatttcattttttgataGGGAATTGATTTCCCCCTCTCGATTTTATCACATTATGTCATGAAGATGCAGACGTCACCCTTTTGGCATGGAAGTAGATTAAAAAAAGACTTGGATGGGTATAACTTATCCTTCCATAAATGTAGAAAGGGTCTAAATTATCTGAGATcgataatattttgaattatacaagCTAAAATACGTTTTTAAACTGTGCAACTAGAAAATTTCATTCATGAATGATTTAGATTTTTCACTGCATGAGAAAGAGGAAAGGTTACTTTTGTGAATTGGTCCTTATTGGAGTATGGTGGATGTTGGTTGGATTGTAGCGTCAGTGGTTAAAGTGGAATGATGAAATGGAATCTGAGAGATTTGGTGATCCAGCCAAAACAATGTGCAGAAATTTGGTTGAAACTGCAACCATCTGGCCCTTCCTCCCCTCACTCTTTTTGGTCCCCTCTCTTCTGGACATTCTTGAATTCAATACTATAAACAGACATAACCTTTCCCGGGTTTAAAGGACCAAACTATGTTCCCATTCAACTTTTGACCTGGCTAATACATCTTAGAAGGGCATTGGCTTTTGCTTCagattttggaaaatttttaataatttggaatcaaaatcacactatttcTGATGAAAAAAACCTACCTTTGTCAGTTTTGCATAAATGATCCTGTAGTAAGGTAATGATATTTACTCTGTTTGTGAGAGTAAAAAGGAAATGCAAACAACATCCTCCTCCTCTTCAAGTCCCACACTGATATgctttttttttagtgaaatatttttttaatatctaaattctaaagtgaaattgaaatttatttctgttttaaattttaaaataatttggtatttaaactttaaaataaatgaatataattaatttaatttaattatattaattttttttacgtgtcaaacatattttactattatatttgaattattttgataaGTTTTGACTCGAATGTTGATTTTAAACACAATCtaacaagttaaaaaaattaaagttattagtttaaaataattatattcatttatttttaaagttcaaaaacaattatatttgaGATACGGACGAGTTATAATTTCAATTCtaaatttaaagactaaaataataaccctttcttcttttttcttaatttccaAAGTGCAATGAAGCAAAAGAGTTTGTGTACCAATGTTGACTGGTGGAGTTGATTTGACAAGTTGAACGAGGTGTGGTTTTGGTGGAAAGGAAGGGTTTATAAGCTCTGTTTGTAGTGATTACCtctctttttaataatttatagcCATTGCAAAGGTTATTAGGGAGCATAAGCCCCGGATTCAAGGGGATATTTGGACATAATAATGGCTGAGACTGCGATTTGACCTTTTAATATGAAGATTATGTGACGAAGCCATGTTTCTATTCGGCAAAAACCTTTTTAATAATGGAATTATTGATTTGCATGGATCATCTTCATCCAGAGAAAACAAAGCTTAAGTCAGTGGAGCACTTTCAAACTTTCAATAAACAAAAAGTGAActtatgaacaaaatcaaacttGAGActcaaattaatcaaatataaaacCATGTTCATTATGATGGAGTCAATAATTTGAATTCTTCTCAATCAATTTGCTAGATGGTGGATTTCAATTCTCAAGGCCACACATAATTAGAGAGAAATGTCTAAACTTAAAAGTAGCAATGTTTTTTTCCCACTCTTAAAACAATTCACATTCATTATAAGGAAAGAAAGTAGAAATGAATGGAAAGATGATAGATGATTTCATTGATATagtataatatttgtttatacattaatatatttaaaattattttataaaattattttttaaaaataatttaaattataaattaatttttaaacataaaattaaaattaaaatttaatattttaattttaatttacttatagaaacataaatattaaagtgATAGtcgattatatatttatacaatcGATTATCTTTTGAGATGCACAGTAGATCTTCATAAATTTTTACATCCATTAATTCAAGGAATGTTTAACTCATCAAACTCTTTTCAATTTGTgtgaatttttactttttaaacttccAACTTTCACACTTTCTTTGCTTTTCTTTCCTCTTAAACTTTTCGTGCTCATAACAAACAAAATCTTAATATTTAGAGTAACATTTTCTATTTAAGAGTTTAATAACTTAAATACCATAGTTTGGTTATAATCTGATTCATCCAATCTAACTTAATCACACATATTAACTAGGAATCACAATATAACTACATTTTGATGTGATTTGAAAGTGGCAAACGACAAATAGTATTTTGGATGCATTGATTTGTATGAGTGTTGTTAGGTACTAAAAACTCCACGTGTGCCATGCATAAGGACAAAAGTTGTCACATGATATTGCAATAGTAGAATAGCAATTGCAACAGTTGAAGAGCATGTCAAAATTCTCTACCTTTCgatacaaaatcataaaatctcTCACCATCTTCTCTTTGCCCTCATAATGTAATTTGGCTGAACACATAATTATCAACACACTCTTGACTTAGTTTTAGAAGAAACAAGTTTGGAACCTtacattttatgaatatttaaacaaaaagttataatttgTTAACATATTCTTTTATCTAGTGATGTATCTAGGGTATGAAAagtttctcatttattttttcctcttctctctctatctttttctttttacccATCAATGTCCATGTGAGTAGAAGGAGTAGTTAAAGATAATGCTCAACTAATATTGCATAGATTGGCCCATATCGCACACGCCCACAAATAATAGTTCTGTAGTACCTAATTCATAAAGGCTTACCGACACAACAAGGAACATGAATTTTTGAGACTCATTATTGCTATCAAATAGA
This portion of the Vigna unguiculata cultivar IT97K-499-35 chromosome 6, ASM411807v1, whole genome shotgun sequence genome encodes:
- the LOC114187950 gene encoding protein transport protein SFT2 isoform X2, with the protein product MQGWFSAPSGGEEEAKPSSSLLADWNSYATAQSSQDSSNLGLSFDLESAVRSANDTVSGTFSVVSKGVRDLPGNFQSATSNVPSGKALVYFGLLLASGVFFVFIAFTLFLPVMVVMPQKFAICFTLGCGFIIGSFFALKGPKNQLTHMMSRERLPFTLAFLGSMIGTIYVSMVLHSYILSVVFSVVQVLSLGYYSISYFPGGSAGMKFLTSALTSSIMKCFGR